The genomic segment GTTTCACTGAATAGAGCACTCTTAATCTTAACATAATGCAGCGTCAAACAGACCACAATGTAGaaacttttttatgatattttattttcccagACAGGCTGTacaatctttctccttccttcctattatTCGCGTGAATGCTAGTGTGtgttccttttctctgtttctctctgtctcctctctctctctctctctctctctctctctctctctctctctctctctctctctctctatcttctccccccccctctctctctctctctttccgtccctcccttcctccgtccctccctcctttcctctcttcctcccccctctctctctcttcattttattctATGTTTTTAGTACTAGATTATCAACATTTGATGAGTTCCCCGACAATATCGTAACTTCGTATCATGCCTACAATTTTCTTCCCTCGCGCAGCTGATTAAATGCTTGATTGATATAATTAATTGCACGAGGTGTAAGAGAGAGGAATACGAACAACAATTATTTTATGCATAAGAACCTGACGTATACAAGGACATAGTTATAGCAATAGACATTATAACTGCAAACACTTATTATTCGTCAGTTCATAGATGGTCGTTAGTGGAATATCAAATGCTGAAATCCAAACACAAGTGTAAAAAAAACTATCAACAAACAGATCATTCTTTACTGACTCATAACTACCGTAACAAAGGTTAATAACAGGTGCATCTCCGTGTTATTTGGGAGCCTTTAACCATCTATTAAATGGACTGGTGTCCTAATTACCGTATTCTGTAATACATAAGCCACACCTGGCGATAAAACCCAGCCTAAAGTGGATTTAAAACTGGGTGATATTCTCTTGACTCCCGGAGAAATTTACCTCTTCTCCCAGTCTCTGCTGTGCCACTATCCGAATGCTTATATGTTAGTCTATTTGTGTACCTGCGGTTATTCGGTTTATGTTTTAATGAACTGTACAATAATCTGAAGTCCACGAATAATCTCATTAGTGGCTTCCAATCTTCATCCAGCTTCCATTTGCCTTGGCGCTGCCGTCGACTCCAAAGTATTATATTAAGCCCATGCTGTGATTGGTTACCTCTCCTGGTTTGTGATTGGCTACCGGGAGATGACGTCACGAATGAAGAAATGTCATACTCGAACTGGAATGGAACCGGATTGGATGCTTGTATGGCAGAgcttggagggagagagagagagagagagagagagaggagagagagagagagagagagagagagagagagagagagagagagagagagagagagagaggggagagagagagagagagagagagagaagagagagagacagagagagagagaagagagagagaggagagaagagagagagagaggagaacagcaGAGTGACGGAAAAGAATAAACGAATTCGTTAgctgagactgagagagaattgAGTTTGAGTATTTTTAAAGTACATTATAAGATTCGtctgagagaaagaagaagaaatgttaaAAGCACTTAATCTTTATATGTTTCATTTATAAttgacgagaagagaagaaatgaaaagcacTAAGACTGTCATTAGTTAACGCATAACAACATGAAAGTaacagagagatgagatagagggaaaaaCCGTTGGTAAGTGTTTACAGTGGACAGGTAAGTGTCCTATTGTTTACTGAGAGTTAGGTGGTAGCTGTGAAAACGCTGGTATAATGGGAATGGCATTGGCGTAAAACCGTTTCCATGGCCACGCCTGGCTGACAAAGCATTAGCGTGAATATGCACCGAATATCCCGTGTTTATTGTTTTGTAAACATTGTTCTCTTTCTTGAAATAAGCTGTTAGGTTAACGAACCCCACACGCGTGCATTCTTAGGTTGCCTGGAGTATAAAACGAGGTGATATAAAATCTTAAACTTTATTCCGAGCCTTATCATTTAGTCGGTTGCTGAGTTTTGAGTTCAACATCTGAAAGAAATGTGCTTCTTATGCCGTCAAATtccccaatctctaccacttcttATGCCATCAAATTCCCCAATCTCTACCATTTCTTAAAATCAGATACATGTGAGAAAATAGCTAACGTGAACGTAAACAATCATATAACAAACGTTTAAAACACTCTATGATAAAAACTCCCAACTATATCTCCTCCTCCAACGCCTACTTTTGAAAAAaacgacttaaaaaaaaagaaagaatcacaGACGGGGAGGAGGCATCACAATACCAGGGCTGGTCGAGAGCCTCCTGTAACTCGGATTAAGCCACAGAGTCTCAGAATACACGTGGTAACAGAGGCCCTCAAGGCAGCTTAATTCGGGACCTTTGAAATTAGGCTCCCACTGAGCCAGGCGGAATCCTCTCGCCCGCAGACCGTCCGCTACTCTGTGGAGgaacgaatgaaaataaatagaggaaataggatgaagagaagaaaagtagaGTAAATAGAACAAAAagatggatgtatagatagagaagtagaataaataaaataaaaagatggatgtatagatagataagcaaataaatgaaataaatacacagatatgtaaacaaagtaaagaaaataaacagatagataaataaagtatataaaataagtagacagataaacaagagtaaataaaataaatcgatagatgataaatgaataaaatagataaacagataaataagtaaatagaattaattaaaagttatatagataaaaagaaatgatcatGGATATATTTGATTTAGAAGttatgaatgaagagagagatagaaaaataaataaatgaatgacataaaaataaaagcaaaaaattcatGAAGGTGGATAGAAAAAacggataaaaagggaaacacgtctgtaataataaaaataaataataaataaaatgaaatgtgtAAAAGATGTGCAGTTAAAGGGAAtaactgggaaaaaaataattaagaggtAAAATGTAAAATACGTGTTTatgaaaagataagatatatatgatataaagttaTAATGGCAGATGAACATTAatttagatagatgatataaatgataataacttaagtaatgataataggtaatgataataaataataaaacatgataatgagcaataaataaggataatgaatgcCAAATAACAGACAGTAaatgacaaatgataataataattaacgaataaatattaataataaatgatgataaataacaaacgaatcgaatagcaatataataataaccaaaacagaAGATTCAATCGTGAAATAACACTATCGCtcagaaaatcacacacacgaaaaaagaaaagaaaagaaaaaaaagaaaaaagaaagaaagaaagaaagaaagaaaaatatatgtatatatatatatatatatatatatatatatatatatatatatatatatatatatatatatatatatatatatatatatatatatgtatatatatatgtgtgtgtgtgtgtgtgtatgtatttatatatattatatatatatatatatatatatatatatattatatatatatatatatatatatatacatatatatatatacatatacacacatacatacatacatacatacatacatacatacatacatacatacatacatacatatacatacatacatacatacatacacacacacacacacacacacacacacgaaaaatgtCTCCTCAAAGACGTGCCTGACCTTAAATATCGCTCAATGCTTCGGATCAATTCCTGGCTGGAGCTTCTCGTCCCGTTCGCCCTCAGGTCCTCGAAGTGGATTTCAAGGGCCAGCTGTTGCACGCGCTCCAGGATGcgggtctggggggggggagggggtgaaggaggaagggggttatgatttttctttttctttcttgtgtttgttgttttttgaataatgataatgatgaaaatgatgatgatactactactactaataataacaataacaacaacaacaacaataataataatgatcatgataataataatattaagtagaccgtctgtacgtccctagaagtaaaggaggtagggggatgatgcagttggaattatcgtactaaacaacaacgattggtctcttgcaatacttagatctaaccaacgattggatgcttcaattagttagagtacatgaaaactccaaaaggtcaaaCTCGGtggtaaaggaatcagataagttttctcaggaattggGTATTGAGAGccaaaacatcgaacatatgtcgccaacattggctgctaaacatagaaaacaaaaagcgaagaaggtcggacaagaaaaacttgaatctaagtggcatgaaaagcctcttcacggacagtttgcaactcgaagcaaacacgctgatttagatgaaaccgcgacccatcaatggcttagaagctctggacttaaaggggaaacagagggttttattcttgcagcccaagatcaaagtttgcttgccagaaactatcaagctaacatcttgcacaatggcactgacccaaagtgtaggttttgtgaagacaaggttgagatgattgatcaccttgtgtctggttgctcaatattaataccgaatgagtacaaaaatcgccacgataaagtgggcaagtacctgcactggaagatctgcaaacacttttctatcggaacgcaagataaatggtacgaacaccatccagagccagttactgaaggtaaagatgctacaatcttggggactttccaattcacacagatcgtactatactggcgaatcgtccagatatcgtcatcaaggacaaaataaacaacacctgcctgtttatagacatgagcatcccttcagacagaaacgtctcaacgaaagtgttcaagaagatatcaaagtataaagacctggaaatagaggtggaaaagatgtggcatttaaaaaccaaaactttgcctgttgttattggagctcttggccttataaaaaaatgtactgataagtttcttgaacatataccgggaaatccaaaattagaagaagtccaaaaaataattttaaagagcACAGCgaatgttctcagaagagccttctcgatctgaagtatttttgtgtccgtgaattgacttgactggagtTAATTGTAGTGTTCtgcattttgcatgtttttgtgatGTGTCATTACTAACTTcaaatcaccctaggtcgctggtagtgataCTCGTGTTTGATTTTataagaaacttttacaataacaataacaaacaacaataatataatacatataataataataatgatacaatattaagattaataatgataattataataataatataacatataataacaatataataataatgtaataataaataataataataataataataataataataataagataataataatagcattaataatagtattaaacaataatattaaaaaagaaaacgaaaatggaaaCGAAAATTAAACTGAAACTGAAAGTGAAGATAAACATGAAAATGACGAAATACGGAAACCGAAAAccgataaaacaacaacaagaacaaaacaaaacaaacaaacaaacacaaaaaaaaaactacccaccatcccccccacccccgataCTACCACGGTAACGCCAACCACCCACCAAATCACCTTAAAAAGCGACTTTTCGAGGACCTCCCACTCATCTCCCTCGATATCAAGCTTGAGATAGAAGAGGTGGTGGCTGCGGTGGCCGAGGCGACGCAGGAGAGCCGACAGAGGCCAATATTCCACCATGAAACCTCTGTCTCCAGGGACGTCGGAACGGAACACCGTCTGTCGCATGAAGGTCGTTCCAATCCGCGCTTTGTAGAAGGTCAGTCTGTTTGgtgaagatagatatattaattaattaacaagGATATACGAAAAAAAGATATCACGAAAATGAGTTTGCGTTaagggaataagaataagattagaactatttagttaaaatatataaggAACGTCGGAACGGAACACCGTCTTTCGTATAAAAGTCGTTCCAATCCGCGCTTTGTAGAAGGTAAGTCTGTTTGGTGAAGATTAACAAATTAGTAAGAATATAATTAAGGAATAAACGTGAAGATGAATTTATGTGAATGTACAGATTAGACCTAAttaagaaggaacaaggaacgTCGGAACGGAACATCGTCTGTCGCACGAACGTCTTCTCAATCCAAACCAATaaatgtgtaaatgaataaataaatgaatatgctacataaaaattaataaaaagaatgagaaagaaagaaagaaaaaggaatggaataaatatgtatgataagaaataaacatgaagatgaaatgataataataataataataaaaaaaacagtatcaagtcaataaaatagtaaaatgatattaAACCGAACAGGATATAAATgtctaagaaatgaaaataaagaaaaaactgtaGTAAAAGGAGTACgaacatattgaaaaaaaagacaatcgcgccggaaattttaatgaaatataagGAAAAGTAATTATGCGAAGCAATAGATAAACATTGAAGATGaactgaaagaaaatgaataagaatagatTACCATGAATTAATTAAAACCAAAGGAATGCCTCATGTTAACGaacgaattaaaaaaacatatgattGGATTTATAACGAATACTCatggaatgaaatggaaaatgatgaaaatgtgtgTCTGTCaagaaataatttaaagaaaatagagagaatatataaaaaaaaggattaggaaTAATTTACTATGAATAAAACGAAACTATATCGAAAAAAGATGGAACAGCATCTGTCTCAAGAAAATCTTTCCGATCCGGGCttttagtggaaaaaaaagaaaagaaaattaaatgtaatTAAATGAAAGCTTGCAGAGATAACTTCAACCAAAAATGCAAGCAATTTATTATCGATACTGAGAAAACAGAGTTCCTTACTTTCCAGTGCAATATTTTCGTAAAATG from the Penaeus monodon isolate SGIC_2016 chromosome 35, NSTDA_Pmon_1, whole genome shotgun sequence genome contains:
- the LOC119595291 gene encoding uncharacterized protein LOC119595291 yields the protein MLAGLCLMHEVNVAQNPHLLGLPLPTPHDSSHNSRGGRERQERVREPFARTEVPPAPIFLSRYGRIRNHMVRNTSLHHATSLQQFNSRVNIWLLNQRVCLEPDVFPTAYCLVYSFGIGHDFTFEVAMSKFGCDVYAFDSDRFHAHYPTYIGDRLTFYKARIGTTFMRQTVFRSDVPGDRGFMVEYWPLSALLRRLGHRSHHLFYLKLDIEGDEWEVLEKSLFKTRILERVQQLALEIHFEDLRANGTRSSSQELIRSIERYLRVADGLRARGFRLAQWEPNFKGPELSCLEGLCYHVYSETLWLNPSYRRLSTSPGIVMPPPRL